One Streptomyces sp. ML-6 genomic region harbors:
- a CDS encoding AMP-binding protein, giving the protein MAVEALRRPDSEAYWLVLAYALPEWAGPEEARAAWQETVRANPALRTRIYLDGSGPFQVIEPEGPALREVPPGEPGRGADFALWCRARSAELRGRFLQEPLRAHYVPGVPGDAHTGDPALVVISHHALMDGWSMEQCMGDFHRRLAAPGEPLTERASGAGYLSWLETAGVLEKCRKFWAEQMRGAEPAPELPFTKRRESPGADDHPDPRSCEKELSRDAARGLSRFARRNGLTRAAVFTTLWMHILRQYQEHPDVSIGLTVNNRPAAALPGIGEASGFLLNTLPLRLELSDDFAADCARVQERTVTVTEHAHLPYSEVVEATGLPGMTRLFTSTLVFQNFRRAAGAAAAPMRPVLALGSSADELSLTVDLEADGVKIELAWDAELYGRTAVEALVRDLEHWLARLEEVDPTAGLVTPLDLSHGLSGTAAPPRPWCPGRLLEAAEPDRIAVAHGTGTLTYAELRRRAAALADRLVTEHGVGPGDAVALVGGRGIGAVVAMCAVWSLGAAWCPVDPSWPAERRERVLRSLRPRAVVALADTDGPTAPGRAPDPEHVRRLTAHTMPPDAVAYYVPTSGSTGTPRLAVLSAGGLQPVIDAWLTRYGLAGTGQRILQFGSWTSDVFLGDVLKTLATGGTLVICPDEARVDLEQVEELVRRWRITLLESTPVVVAALVRRLARSRTPPAELTTLIVGADTFRVHEAEETVALLWEGATLYNGYGLSEGTVESLVQECRPGLDSRSGLCPIGRPLPGTGIAVLDARGRPLPYGAVGELVITGAQVGLGYLTEEGLCAADRFTTAQGVRSFRTGDLVRFGDGGRLEFHGRRDGLTKIRGHRVELGEVEDCLLRLPGVEEAFAFLADRALQPELVAFVGGSGIDERTVRERLLRMLPEYAVPGRIVVEHALPRGDGGKLDRVLMRGRAIGSGPVRADTPVRAGDDLAARLTDLWSEVLERPVSPDRSFFDQGGNSILAMTLHARMGELLPEHEFPIAQLFAHPTITAFCESLRASRPPSEGPADRSSPTGELEVLKALERGELDIRAAMRLLRENLGDRP; this is encoded by the coding sequence ATGGCTGTGGAGGCACTGCGCCGGCCGGACAGTGAGGCGTACTGGCTGGTTCTTGCCTATGCACTGCCCGAGTGGGCAGGACCGGAGGAGGCACGGGCCGCTTGGCAGGAGACCGTGCGGGCCAACCCCGCGCTGCGGACGCGCATTTACCTCGACGGCTCGGGGCCCTTCCAGGTGATCGAGCCGGAGGGGCCGGCCTTGCGGGAGGTGCCCCCCGGGGAGCCCGGCCGAGGGGCCGACTTCGCCCTGTGGTGCCGCGCACGTTCGGCGGAACTGCGGGGCCGGTTCCTCCAGGAACCCCTGCGCGCCCACTACGTGCCGGGAGTCCCGGGAGACGCGCACACCGGTGACCCGGCACTGGTGGTGATCAGTCACCACGCCCTCATGGACGGCTGGTCCATGGAGCAGTGCATGGGAGATTTCCACCGTCGCCTCGCCGCCCCCGGCGAACCGCTGACGGAGCGGGCCTCCGGAGCGGGCTACTTGTCCTGGCTGGAGACGGCCGGCGTGCTGGAGAAGTGCAGGAAGTTCTGGGCGGAGCAGATGCGTGGTGCGGAACCCGCTCCCGAACTGCCGTTCACGAAGCGGCGGGAAAGCCCGGGCGCCGACGATCACCCCGATCCCCGGAGCTGCGAGAAGGAGCTCTCCCGCGATGCCGCACGGGGACTGTCACGGTTCGCGAGACGCAACGGACTCACCAGGGCCGCGGTCTTCACCACGCTGTGGATGCACATCCTGCGCCAGTACCAGGAACATCCCGACGTGAGCATCGGGCTCACCGTCAACAACCGCCCGGCAGCCGCGCTGCCCGGCATCGGCGAAGCCAGTGGTTTCCTGCTCAACACACTGCCCCTGCGTCTCGAACTGTCCGACGACTTCGCCGCGGACTGCGCGCGCGTGCAGGAGAGGACCGTCACCGTCACCGAGCATGCCCACCTGCCGTACTCCGAGGTGGTCGAGGCGACAGGGCTGCCGGGCATGACCCGGCTGTTCACCTCCACACTGGTTTTCCAGAACTTCCGCCGTGCCGCCGGGGCCGCCGCGGCCCCGATGAGGCCGGTGCTCGCACTGGGCTCCAGCGCCGACGAGCTGAGCCTGACAGTGGACCTGGAAGCGGACGGCGTGAAGATCGAACTCGCCTGGGACGCAGAACTCTACGGGCGGACGGCTGTCGAAGCACTGGTCCGTGACCTCGAACACTGGCTGGCCCGTCTCGAAGAGGTCGACCCGACGGCCGGGCTGGTCACCCCGCTCGACCTGTCGCACGGCCTCTCCGGTACGGCTGCCCCTCCCCGGCCCTGGTGCCCGGGCCGGCTGCTGGAAGCAGCGGAGCCGGACCGCATCGCCGTGGCACACGGGACGGGCACGCTCACCTACGCCGAGCTGCGCCGACGCGCCGCCGCCCTGGCGGACCGGCTCGTCACCGAACACGGCGTGGGCCCCGGCGACGCGGTCGCCCTGGTCGGCGGACGCGGCATCGGCGCGGTCGTGGCCATGTGCGCCGTCTGGTCGCTGGGGGCCGCCTGGTGCCCGGTGGATCCGTCGTGGCCCGCCGAGCGACGAGAACGAGTGCTGCGCAGTCTGCGTCCCCGAGCCGTCGTCGCACTCGCGGACACGGACGGACCGACGGCCCCCGGGCGGGCGCCGGACCCCGAGCACGTACGGCGGCTCACGGCCCACACCATGCCGCCCGACGCGGTCGCTTACTACGTGCCCACCTCCGGCAGTACGGGAACGCCCAGACTCGCCGTGCTCTCCGCAGGAGGACTCCAGCCCGTCATCGACGCATGGCTGACCCGTTACGGTCTGGCCGGTACCGGGCAGCGGATCCTCCAGTTCGGCAGCTGGACCTCGGACGTCTTCCTCGGCGATGTGCTCAAGACGCTGGCCACCGGGGGAACGCTGGTGATCTGCCCGGACGAGGCACGTGTGGACCTGGAGCAGGTGGAGGAACTGGTACGCCGGTGGCGGATCACCCTCCTGGAGTCCACCCCCGTCGTGGTGGCCGCCCTGGTGCGACGGCTGGCCCGGTCACGCACACCCCCCGCCGAACTCACCACACTCATCGTGGGAGCCGACACCTTCCGCGTGCACGAGGCGGAGGAAACGGTCGCGCTGCTGTGGGAGGGCGCCACGCTGTACAACGGATACGGACTCTCGGAAGGCACCGTCGAATCCCTCGTCCAGGAGTGCCGTCCCGGACTGGACTCGCGCTCGGGGCTCTGCCCGATCGGCCGGCCGCTGCCCGGCACCGGCATCGCCGTCCTCGATGCGCGGGGACGCCCACTGCCCTACGGCGCGGTGGGCGAACTGGTCATCACCGGCGCGCAGGTAGGACTGGGCTACCTCACCGAGGAGGGCCTTTGTGCGGCCGACCGGTTCACAACGGCCCAGGGGGTGCGCAGTTTCCGCACCGGAGACCTCGTGCGCTTCGGGGACGGGGGCCGGCTGGAGTTCCACGGCCGTCGGGACGGTTTGACGAAGATACGTGGACACCGGGTCGAACTCGGTGAGGTCGAGGACTGTCTGCTCCGGCTTCCGGGCGTCGAGGAGGCATTCGCGTTCCTGGCCGACCGGGCACTGCAGCCCGAACTCGTGGCGTTCGTGGGCGGGAGCGGGATCGATGAACGGACCGTGCGGGAAAGGCTCCTGCGGATGCTGCCGGAGTACGCCGTACCCGGCCGGATCGTCGTCGAGCATGCCCTGCCGCGCGGGGACGGCGGAAAGCTGGACCGTGTCCTGATGCGCGGCCGGGCGATCGGGAGCGGACCGGTGCGGGCCGACACACCGGTCCGTGCCGGGGACGACCTGGCCGCCCGGCTGACCGACCTGTGGAGCGAGGTGCTGGAGCGTCCGGTCAGCCCCGACCGCAGCTTCTTCGACCAGGGCGGGAACTCGATCCTCGCCATGACCCTGCACGCACGCATGGGTGAGTTGCTTCCGGAACACGAGTTCCCGATCGCGCAGCTCTTCGCGCACCCGACGATCACGGCCTTCTGCGAGTCGCTGCGTGCATCGCGCCCGCCGTCGGAAGGACCTGCGGACCGGAGCTCGCCGACCGGTGAACTCGAGGTGCTGAAGGCTTTGGAGCGGGGTGAGTTGGACATACGGGCGGCGATGCGGCTGCTTCGTGAGAACCTGGGGGACCGACCGTGA
- a CDS encoding alpha/beta fold hydrolase encodes MNATGASGSAWFNSGTPKGARLYVIPQAGGGAAPVTALRRALEPRLATVAVRLPFRESRLADPLPGSLHSLADTLAEEISAHSGEESFLVLGHCSGALLAYETAARLTGHQGLGGLVVSAQVAPERFAPVRTHTMSPDEFHAYVEQHHLVPPEVLATPPLWEMLRPTLRADLQLYEAYRPSDHVLDVPVLVVHGRQDDRFPPSAAAAWGSRTRNGFHHVVLERDHDYLSSGPGELADALLDSLPRFGPPFLSSS; translated from the coding sequence GTGAACGCTACCGGCGCCTCGGGCAGCGCCTGGTTCAACAGCGGCACACCGAAGGGGGCACGGCTCTACGTCATTCCACAGGCGGGCGGCGGTGCCGCTCCGGTCACCGCCCTGCGGCGTGCCCTGGAGCCCCGCCTCGCCACCGTCGCGGTGCGCCTTCCCTTCCGTGAATCCCGTCTGGCCGATCCCCTTCCCGGTTCCCTGCACTCGCTCGCGGACACGTTGGCCGAAGAGATCTCGGCCCATTCCGGGGAGGAGAGCTTCCTGGTTCTGGGGCACTGTTCAGGGGCCCTGCTGGCCTATGAGACAGCGGCCCGGCTCACCGGTCACCAGGGGCTGGGCGGGCTCGTGGTCTCCGCCCAGGTGGCGCCCGAGCGCTTCGCGCCGGTGCGGACCCACACCATGTCCCCCGACGAGTTCCATGCCTACGTCGAGCAGCACCACCTGGTTCCCCCGGAAGTCCTCGCCACCCCTCCGTTGTGGGAGATGCTGAGGCCCACCCTCCGGGCCGACCTCCAGCTGTACGAGGCCTACCGGCCGTCGGACCACGTGCTCGATGTGCCGGTCCTCGTGGTGCACGGCCGTCAGGACGACCGTTTCCCCCCTTCGGCGGCGGCTGCGTGGGGCTCCCGCACCCGGAACGGTTTCCACCACGTCGTGCTCGAACGGGACCACGACTACCTCAGCTCGGGCCCCGGGGAACTCGCCGACGCCCTGTTGGATTCGCTGCCCCGCTTCGGTCCCCCTTTCCTGTCCTCCTCCTGA
- a CDS encoding amino acid adenylation domain-containing protein — protein MFARQAVLRPDAPAVRSTEGEQLTYAELHHRACGLASRLRAAGVGPEQYVVVRMRRDPALVATLLGIMQTGAAYIAVDWNWPPARVQHIIDTAGAHLLTGPGEESLFPLLPAAGRSRLAPDFSSSGTDTDSLPEVAGTAPCTVFFTSGSTGEPKGSVTAHRAIVHRFADVPYADFGPGRVILQAAPVCWDAMTLELWSVLMNGGTSLLLDQDRVVTPQLLRELVRTDGLDTLWLTAALFNAVVDDDPGCFSGMRQVLTGGEKLSPPHIRRFREVNPEPRLVNGYGPVETAVFATTRDIADDDAERYGQIPLGTPLPHTSVHVLTPQGVPSPPGEPGEICIGGAGTSLGYLGRPELTRTHFVTLASGERVYRSGDVGRWHRDGVLLYGGRQDRQVKIRGQRVEPEELEHCLEGMERLRRAIVTVIRDPGGTPTGLAAHCLAPDGVSVDDVHAVCARELPPYMWPRQILFHDAFPLTGTGKADVRALERMTTAARARPVPAAADEGSCEGPVAACLAEARELLGCELAPDDDLVALGADSILTMRLVSRLARRHMLRIPFRAVQECRTPRAMAARAEPVAAVVPADAHTTEVTDSRLDLWLREQFSPGDPAQLIVSAFETRPEVDRRALRTALDSLTARHPALRTGYRFRGSRLHTEPLSEADIPLRTTPAAPGSADGANRCPPEWLAPFDLAHDAPARCFVTPVPGGSKVTLVIHHIAYDGWSEHVFLSEIGAAYDAARNGAGAPSATVRTGHRPPPSEAERERARAHWRRRLDGTRPLALPPGDPAAGHRLEEQRLEASVTDVQRLREMTGRDPHLAALTWYGLALHRFTGSDRFTIGSYFAGREDADENAIGYFVRPVPVTLDFRGNPSPGVVAAGAQRHWADAIAQPPLALDGLSDLAPRPPRYGLPPVFQAALAFQNTPESRLLLAGHEVRRIDVPQPAAPMPLALQIWPRPDGSWDVRLQCDPTLVGRSVLPDLADRLIDELRASQP, from the coding sequence ATGTTCGCGCGGCAGGCGGTCCTGCGCCCGGACGCCCCGGCCGTCCGCTCCACGGAAGGGGAGCAACTGACCTACGCCGAGCTGCACCACCGGGCGTGCGGGCTCGCCTCGCGTCTGCGGGCCGCCGGCGTGGGCCCGGAGCAGTACGTCGTCGTCCGCATGCGACGCGATCCCGCCTTGGTCGCGACCCTCCTCGGCATCATGCAGACGGGAGCCGCCTACATCGCCGTGGACTGGAACTGGCCACCTGCACGGGTGCAGCACATCATCGACACCGCCGGGGCCCATCTGCTGACCGGGCCGGGAGAGGAGTCCCTCTTCCCGCTGCTGCCGGCCGCGGGCCGGAGCCGGCTGGCACCGGACTTCTCCTCGTCCGGCACAGACACGGACTCCCTGCCCGAGGTCGCAGGTACCGCGCCCTGCACCGTCTTCTTCACTTCGGGAAGCACGGGCGAGCCCAAGGGCTCGGTGACCGCACATCGAGCGATCGTGCACCGCTTCGCCGATGTCCCCTACGCGGACTTCGGGCCCGGCCGGGTGATTCTTCAGGCGGCGCCCGTCTGCTGGGACGCCATGACGCTCGAACTGTGGTCGGTGCTCATGAACGGCGGAACCTCGCTGCTGCTGGACCAGGACCGCGTCGTCACACCCCAGTTGCTGCGCGAGCTCGTCAGGACCGACGGCCTGGACACGCTCTGGCTCACCGCCGCCCTGTTCAACGCCGTCGTCGACGACGATCCCGGGTGCTTCTCCGGCATGCGGCAAGTGCTCACCGGCGGCGAGAAGCTTTCCCCACCGCACATTCGCCGATTCCGGGAGGTGAACCCCGAGCCCAGGCTCGTCAACGGATACGGCCCCGTGGAGACCGCTGTCTTCGCCACCACACGGGACATCGCGGACGACGACGCCGAGCGGTACGGTCAGATCCCGCTCGGCACGCCTCTGCCGCACACGTCGGTCCACGTGCTCACCCCGCAGGGCGTCCCCAGTCCCCCCGGGGAGCCGGGCGAGATCTGCATCGGCGGGGCGGGAACCTCCCTCGGATACCTGGGGCGGCCCGAGCTGACGCGCACGCACTTCGTCACACTGGCTTCGGGAGAACGGGTCTACCGCTCCGGAGACGTCGGCCGGTGGCATCGTGACGGTGTCCTCCTCTACGGGGGGCGCCAGGACCGGCAGGTGAAGATCCGCGGACAGCGTGTGGAGCCGGAGGAACTGGAACACTGCCTCGAAGGCATGGAGCGACTGCGGCGCGCGATCGTCACCGTCATCCGCGACCCGGGCGGGACGCCGACAGGTCTGGCGGCCCACTGCCTGGCCCCGGACGGCGTCTCCGTCGACGACGTGCACGCCGTCTGCGCGCGTGAACTGCCCCCTTACATGTGGCCGCGCCAGATCCTCTTCCATGACGCCTTCCCGCTGACCGGCACCGGCAAAGCGGATGTGCGGGCCCTTGAGCGCATGACCACCGCCGCGCGGGCCCGCCCGGTGCCGGCGGCGGCGGACGAGGGTTCCTGCGAGGGCCCGGTGGCGGCGTGTCTGGCCGAGGCTCGGGAGCTGCTGGGCTGCGAACTCGCTCCGGACGACGACCTCGTCGCGCTCGGCGCAGATTCCATTCTCACCATGCGCCTGGTCAGCCGGCTGGCCAGGCGGCACATGTTGCGTATTCCGTTCCGCGCCGTCCAGGAGTGCCGGACTCCGCGGGCGATGGCGGCACGGGCCGAGCCGGTCGCCGCGGTGGTTCCGGCCGATGCGCACACCACCGAAGTCACCGACAGCCGTCTGGACCTCTGGCTGCGCGAGCAGTTCAGTCCCGGGGATCCGGCCCAGCTCATCGTGTCCGCATTCGAGACCCGTCCCGAGGTGGACCGCCGGGCACTGCGCACGGCACTCGACTCCCTCACGGCACGTCACCCGGCTCTGCGGACCGGCTATCGCTTCCGTGGCTCCCGCCTGCACACGGAGCCGCTGTCCGAGGCGGACATCCCGCTCAGGACCACACCCGCCGCTCCGGGAAGCGCGGACGGCGCGAACCGGTGTCCCCCCGAGTGGCTCGCGCCGTTCGACCTGGCGCACGACGCACCGGCGCGCTGCTTCGTCACACCGGTCCCCGGCGGATCGAAGGTGACGCTGGTCATCCATCACATCGCCTACGACGGCTGGTCCGAGCACGTCTTCCTCTCCGAGATCGGTGCCGCCTACGACGCGGCCCGCAACGGGGCCGGGGCCCCCTCCGCGACGGTGCGCACCGGCCACCGGCCGCCGCCGTCGGAGGCGGAACGCGAACGGGCACGCGCCCACTGGCGTCGTCGCCTCGACGGGACCAGGCCGCTCGCCCTGCCTCCGGGCGACCCCGCGGCCGGACACCGGCTCGAGGAACAACGTCTGGAGGCATCGGTCACCGACGTCCAGCGGCTCCGGGAGATGACCGGTCGGGACCCGCACCTGGCCGCCCTGACCTGGTACGGCCTGGCCCTCCATCGGTTCACCGGCAGCGACCGCTTCACCATCGGGTCGTACTTCGCGGGACGCGAGGATGCCGACGAGAACGCGATCGGCTACTTCGTCCGGCCGGTGCCCGTGACGCTCGACTTCCGGGGGAACCCGTCGCCCGGCGTGGTCGCCGCCGGGGCCCAACGGCACTGGGCGGATGCCATTGCCCAGCCCCCACTCGCTCTCGACGGCCTCTCGGATCTCGCGCCGCGCCCTCCGCGCTACGGGCTGCCCCCCGTCTTCCAGGCCGCCCTGGCCTTCCAGAACACACCGGAGAGCAGACTCCTCCTGGCCGGGCACGAAGTGCGGAGGATCGATGTTCCGCAGCCCGCGGCACCGATGCCGTTGGCGTTGCAGATCTGGCCGCGGCCGGACGGAAGCTGGGACGTACGTCTGCAGTGCGACCCGACGCTCGTCGGCCGTTCGGTGCTGCCCGACCTCGCCGACCGCCTCATCGACGAACTCCGCGCATCCCAACCATGA
- a CDS encoding non-ribosomal peptide synthetase, with the protein MASDSPAAAHRLDTLLTARLLEDPGRPALVDGDRTLSAGSLHTRAAAVAHALRRAGVRPGDRVAVRMERSAESVIALLAVVLSGGAHVAIDVNDPVERVAYMLEDCRPRVVLTGEAHADGLGDVRGTRVLTIEEAEREDPARSGPPLRPVGDLTDEPAVAIYTSGSTGRPKASLISHRALTRRLASLQGTHPLGPDDRMIHHTAYSFDMFLIEVYWPLLNGCTVVLAESGRRRDGEYLAELIRRHSVTTLYCVVSLLEIFLEAQPPERRFPTLRQVLTGGEPLSPELVREFHGRCAATLTNLYGPSECTIYCTAWLCPRDPDPDTVLIGQAVEETPLWILDEQGRPVPEGEPGELYIGGTGLALGYLNRPELTEERFLPDHLGGSGGRLYRSGDLVRSVPGRGLEFLGRVDEQVKVRGYRIELGEIEVTARRSPLVRHAAVVARGTGNASQLVAFVVPREDSVEDPAEFTRRLREEMGATLPAYMVPTAISLVEGLPLTKNGKLDRQELLERAGSVTPATTARSEPPVGALEATVARIWSDVLEVPAIGRTDDFFDVGGTSLKVIQVARGLRDEIGVDVPVQLIFQQPTLDGFSALLREHLGSAGAGNDFAAAPAGTNEQP; encoded by the coding sequence ATGGCCAGCGACTCCCCCGCCGCAGCACATCGGCTCGACACCCTCCTGACCGCACGACTGCTCGAAGATCCCGGCCGTCCCGCGCTCGTCGACGGCGACCGGACGCTGAGTGCGGGCAGCCTCCACACCCGGGCGGCTGCGGTCGCTCATGCCCTGCGCAGAGCGGGGGTGCGCCCCGGCGACCGGGTGGCCGTACGCATGGAGCGGTCGGCGGAGTCCGTCATCGCCCTGCTCGCCGTGGTTCTTTCCGGCGGAGCGCATGTGGCCATCGACGTCAACGATCCCGTGGAACGGGTCGCGTACATGCTGGAGGACTGCCGGCCCCGGGTGGTGCTGACCGGGGAAGCCCATGCCGACGGGCTGGGCGACGTCCGCGGCACGCGGGTGCTCACCATCGAAGAGGCCGAGCGGGAAGACCCGGCCCGTTCCGGTCCTCCGCTCCGGCCCGTCGGGGATCTCACCGACGAGCCGGCGGTCGCGATCTACACCTCCGGTTCCACGGGGCGCCCGAAGGCCTCGCTGATCAGTCACCGTGCCCTCACGAGGCGGCTGGCCTCCCTCCAGGGAACCCATCCCCTGGGCCCGGACGACCGGATGATCCATCACACGGCCTACAGCTTCGACATGTTCCTCATCGAGGTGTACTGGCCGCTGCTGAACGGGTGCACCGTGGTGCTCGCCGAATCCGGTCGCCGGCGTGACGGCGAGTACCTGGCGGAGCTGATCCGGCGCCACTCCGTCACCACGCTCTACTGCGTGGTGTCACTGCTGGAGATCTTCCTGGAGGCCCAGCCGCCGGAACGGCGTTTCCCCACCCTGCGCCAGGTCCTCACCGGCGGTGAACCGCTGAGCCCCGAGCTCGTCCGCGAGTTCCACGGGCGGTGCGCGGCGACGCTCACCAACCTCTACGGTCCGAGCGAGTGCACCATCTACTGCACTGCCTGGCTGTGCCCCCGGGATCCCGACCCCGACACGGTACTCATCGGGCAGGCCGTGGAGGAGACCCCGCTGTGGATCCTCGACGAGCAGGGCAGACCGGTGCCCGAGGGGGAACCGGGCGAGCTGTACATCGGCGGCACCGGGCTGGCCCTCGGATACCTCAACCGGCCCGAACTGACGGAGGAACGCTTCCTGCCCGACCACCTCGGTGGTTCGGGAGGCCGCCTCTACCGCTCGGGGGACCTGGTCCGCTCCGTCCCCGGAAGGGGGCTGGAGTTCCTCGGCCGGGTCGATGAGCAGGTGAAGGTCAGGGGATACCGGATCGAACTCGGCGAGATCGAGGTGACGGCACGGCGTTCTCCCCTGGTCCGGCATGCCGCCGTCGTCGCGCGGGGGACGGGAAACGCGTCGCAGCTCGTGGCCTTCGTGGTCCCCCGGGAAGACTCCGTGGAGGATCCTGCGGAGTTCACCCGCCGGTTGCGCGAGGAAATGGGTGCCACGCTTCCCGCCTACATGGTGCCGACGGCCATCTCGCTGGTCGAAGGGCTGCCCCTGACGAAGAACGGCAAGCTGGACCGTCAGGAGCTGCTGGAACGGGCCGGGTCCGTGACGCCCGCCACCACCGCGCGCAGCGAACCGCCCGTCGGCGCCCTGGAGGCCACGGTCGCGCGGATCTGGTCCGATGTGCTCGAGGTACCCGCGATCGGGCGGACCGACGACTTCTTCGACGTCGGCGGCACATCGCTCAAGGTGATTCAGGTGGCACGGGGGTTGCGGGACGAAATCGGGGTGGACGTACCCGTACAGCTGATCTTCCAGCAGCCGACGCTGGACGGTTTCTCCGCGCTGCTGCGGGAACACCTCGGTTCGGCCGGCGCGGGAAACGACTTCGCGGCGGCCCCCGCGGGAACGAACGAGCAGCCGTGA
- a CDS encoding lysine 2,3-aminomutase: protein MNRRIAQPYTYRGTPLVEPDWRRFPGWGKVTRAEWESPNWQRRNSVRNPRQLRSVLGDTVDDSFYTDLDRDRLQRATMSLLLTPQMLNTMAARVPATGPGSLTDAFYEDPVRRYMLPVFSDRRADWPSHPRARRDSLHEQEMWAVEGLTHRYPTKVLAELLSTCPQYCGHCTRMDLVGASTPQVDKRRFRTGSRPRMETMLGYLRQHPEVRDVVVSGGDVANIAWPRLEWFVEQLIAIPGIRDIRLASKALVGLPQYWLSGEVLSGLERLAKIAAGRGVQIALHTHANAAASVTPLVAQAARAVLATGIRDVRNQGVLMRGVNGTAEEVLDLCFALLDEAGIMPYYFYQCDMVPCSEHWRMALWEARDVQDRIMGYLPGFATPRIVCDVPYVGKRWVHQAIGYDRVSGISHWAMNHHIAVEGGCAFPKEELHEFYDPIHTLPTEGQLWWEKHDDAVHTS, encoded by the coding sequence GTGAACCGGCGCATCGCGCAGCCGTACACATACCGCGGCACGCCCTTGGTGGAACCGGACTGGCGCCGGTTCCCCGGTTGGGGCAAGGTGACCCGGGCCGAATGGGAATCGCCGAACTGGCAGCGCAGGAACAGCGTGCGCAATCCCCGGCAGCTCCGCTCGGTGCTGGGTGACACCGTGGACGACTCGTTCTACACGGATCTCGACCGCGACCGTCTCCAGCGAGCCACGATGTCTCTGCTGCTCACACCCCAGATGCTGAACACCATGGCCGCGCGCGTCCCCGCCACGGGCCCCGGGAGTCTCACCGACGCCTTCTACGAAGATCCGGTCCGGCGTTACATGCTCCCCGTCTTCTCGGACCGCCGCGCGGACTGGCCCTCCCATCCCAGGGCCCGGCGCGACTCGCTGCACGAGCAGGAGATGTGGGCCGTCGAGGGGCTGACCCACCGGTACCCGACGAAGGTCCTGGCGGAGCTCCTCTCCACCTGCCCGCAGTACTGCGGGCACTGCACGCGGATGGACCTGGTGGGAGCCTCCACGCCCCAGGTGGACAAGCGCAGGTTCCGGACGGGGTCGCGTCCGCGTATGGAGACCATGCTCGGCTACCTGCGGCAGCACCCCGAGGTGCGGGATGTCGTGGTGTCCGGCGGGGATGTCGCCAATATCGCCTGGCCACGGCTGGAGTGGTTCGTCGAACAGCTCATCGCGATCCCCGGCATCAGGGACATCCGGCTCGCTTCCAAGGCGTTGGTGGGTCTCCCCCAGTACTGGCTGAGCGGTGAAGTGCTGTCCGGGCTGGAGCGGCTCGCCAAGATCGCGGCCGGCCGCGGTGTGCAGATCGCGCTGCACACCCACGCCAACGCGGCCGCCTCGGTCACACCGCTCGTGGCGCAGGCAGCACGCGCCGTACTGGCTACGGGAATTCGGGACGTGCGCAATCAAGGGGTTCTGATGCGCGGCGTCAACGGGACCGCCGAGGAGGTCCTGGACCTCTGCTTCGCGTTGCTGGACGAGGCCGGCATCATGCCCTACTACTTCTACCAGTGCGACATGGTTCCCTGCAGCGAGCACTGGAGGATGGCTCTCTGGGAAGCCCGCGACGTGCAGGACCGCATCATGGGATACCTGCCCGGATTCGCCACGCCCCGAATCGTGTGTGACGTTCCGTACGTCGGAAAGCGTTGGGTGCACCAGGCGATCGGTTACGACCGTGTCAGCGGGATTTCCCACTGGGCGATGAACCACCACATAGCCGTGGAGGGGGGTTGCGCCTTCCCGAAGGAGGAACTCCACGAGTTCTACGATCCGATCCACACGCTGCCGACGGAAGGGCAGCTGTGGTGGGAGAAGCACGACGACGCGGTCCACACAAGTTGA